One part of the Anaerolineae bacterium genome encodes these proteins:
- a CDS encoding Archease, translating into MENSAAGFQEVEHAADWALRVWAPQLSGLLEQAGRGMLSLAGVKVADGPPRECEIEISFLDREQLLVKFLSEILYFIEQENLAFTEYDLSLDRDRLKARLRGYPIRSLEKAIKAVTYHNLEVRQTERGYEAYIVFDV; encoded by the coding sequence ATGGAAAATTCAGCGGCTGGCTTTCAAGAGGTCGAACACGCTGCCGACTGGGCGTTGAGGGTTTGGGCACCGCAATTGAGCGGCTTACTCGAGCAAGCCGGGCGCGGCATGTTGAGCCTGGCAGGCGTTAAAGTAGCAGATGGACCTCCGCGCGAGTGCGAGATCGAGATCTCCTTTCTCGACCGGGAACAACTGCTGGTCAAATTCTTGAGCGAAATCCTGTATTTTATCGAGCAGGAAAACCTGGCTTTTACCGAGTATGATCTCTCTCTCGACCGGGATCGCCTCAAAGCTCGCCTGCGGGGCTATCCCATCCGTTCACTCGAAAAAGCCATCAAGGCTGTGACCTATCACAATCTGGAGGTGCGCCAGACGGAGCGGGGGTATGAAGCTTACATCGTCTTCGATGTGTAA
- a CDS encoding Inosine-uridine preferring nucleoside hydrolase, producing MIQSHSPSPKRILIDTDPGIDDSAAILLALASPELQVEGLSIVHGNCSVDQGVTNALSILELAQAPHIPVARGCELPLVQPSLLAPETHGQSGLGYAQLPPPSLKARDQHACDFLIERVLSAPGEITIVAIGPLTNLALALRKEPRLARAVKELFIMGGAIRHEGNTTPLAEFNTYVDPHAAHIVFHSGIPITLVPLDVTYQCILTEAHLQELEQIPSPIPAFLRQATRFYMEFHDQYQSIQGCVINDPLALALTFQPELCDYEALYVDVDISGGVCMGKTFADFYRMLDKPANMSVALGVRAEAFLDLFVQRIAALSQKLLEKEVKSEK from the coding sequence GTGATCCAATCACATTCTCCCTCTCCCAAGCGCATTCTCATCGACACCGACCCGGGCATCGATGACTCGGCTGCCATATTGCTCGCCCTTGCTTCGCCAGAGCTTCAGGTAGAAGGCTTGAGCATCGTTCACGGAAATTGTTCGGTTGACCAGGGCGTCACCAACGCCCTTTCCATTTTAGAACTCGCTCAGGCACCACATATCCCCGTGGCGCGGGGATGTGAACTGCCGCTGGTACAACCCTCCCTATTGGCTCCGGAGACACATGGACAAAGTGGCTTAGGCTACGCCCAACTGCCTCCTCCAAGTCTCAAGGCGCGGGACCAACATGCCTGCGACTTCCTGATCGAGCGCGTCCTTTCTGCGCCGGGCGAAATAACGATTGTCGCCATCGGACCCCTGACCAATCTTGCCCTGGCTTTGCGCAAAGAACCGCGCCTTGCCCGGGCGGTGAAAGAGCTGTTTATCATGGGTGGCGCCATCCGCCATGAAGGCAATACCACCCCTCTGGCGGAGTTCAATACTTATGTTGACCCACATGCCGCCCATATCGTCTTTCACAGTGGCATCCCCATCACCCTCGTTCCTCTGGATGTCACCTATCAGTGCATCCTGACCGAAGCCCATCTACAAGAATTGGAGCAGATTCCCTCTCCAATCCCCGCTTTTTTGCGTCAGGCGACGCGCTTTTACATGGAATTTCACGACCAATATCAATCCATTCAGGGCTGTGTGATCAACGATCCGCTCGCTTTAGCTTTGACCTTTCAGCCAGAGTTATGCGATTATGAAGCGCTTTATGTGGACGTGGACATCAGTGGAGGTGTCTGCATGGGGAAAACCTTTGCCGATTTTTACCGCATGCTCGACAAACCTGCCAATATGAGCGTAGCGCTGGGCGTGCGAGCCGAGGCCTTTCTCGATTTATTTGTCCAACGCATCGCTGCCTTGAGCCAAAAACTTTTGGAGAAGGAGGTGAAAAGCGAAAAATAA
- a CDS encoding Thiol peroxidase, Bcp-type yields the protein MAQLRQDFAKFQQRQAEVIVVGPENARAFAEYWQKNDLPFIGLPDPKASVLKLYGQEVNLFKLGRMPAQVIVDKEGIARYVHYGHNMTDIPPNDEYLDLLDQLNHPAEA from the coding sequence ATGGCGCAGTTGCGCCAGGACTTTGCAAAATTTCAACAGCGCCAGGCGGAAGTCATTGTGGTGGGGCCCGAAAATGCGCGCGCCTTTGCGGAGTATTGGCAGAAAAACGATCTGCCGTTCATCGGCTTGCCCGACCCGAAAGCCAGCGTGCTGAAACTCTATGGACAGGAGGTCAATCTGTTCAAACTGGGCAGAATGCCCGCCCAGGTGATCGTCGATAAAGAAGGCATTGCCCGCTATGTGCATTATGGGCACAACATGACCGACATCCCGCCAAATGACGAGTACCTTGACCTGCTCGATCAGTTAAACCACCCGGCTGAGGCATAA
- a CDS encoding major facilitator superfamily MFS_1, with product MKNSRLLTIFIIVFVDLLGFGLILPLLPYYAEAYGATASVVGLLVASYAAAQLLGAPLLGRLSDRFGRRPILLVSVFGTFVGFLLLALAEPIGQGIAAVFSIQQANLFIVGVLFLSRILDGLTGGNISVAQAYIADVTDESNRARGLGLIGAAFGLGFIIGPAAGGALSQFGYSVPAYAAAAIAFFNLGQIFFLLPESLSLEQREAISQRARPPFTLKALWQALQRPKVGPLLHVRLFFGLAFATFQTVFALFAQAIGLQARTTGFVLAYVGILAVITQGGLIGLLTRRFRENALLISALWIMGLSLLGWAFTRNLITLLVLLLPLAVSGGILNTLIQSAISKAVSREEVGGILGLAASLEAISRVIAPSLGGFLIQSVGVWSPGVFTALLMAWTVTFAYRRIIHPGRLERLQMEAERAKVA from the coding sequence ATGAAAAACTCGCGTTTATTGACCATTTTCATCATTGTCTTCGTCGATCTGCTGGGGTTTGGGCTGATCTTACCTCTGCTACCCTATTACGCCGAAGCTTATGGCGCAACCGCCAGCGTGGTAGGTTTGCTGGTGGCTTCTTACGCGGCTGCCCAACTGCTTGGCGCTCCCTTGCTGGGGCGTTTATCGGACCGCTTTGGTCGGCGCCCGATCTTGCTGGTTTCGGTTTTTGGAACGTTTGTGGGCTTTCTCTTGCTGGCGCTGGCGGAACCGATTGGTCAAGGAATAGCCGCCGTGTTTTCAATTCAGCAAGCCAACCTGTTTATCGTGGGCGTGCTCTTTCTCAGCCGCATTTTAGACGGTTTAACCGGCGGCAACATCAGCGTCGCGCAGGCTTATATCGCCGATGTCACCGATGAAAGCAATCGCGCCCGCGGGCTGGGCTTAATCGGGGCGGCTTTTGGCCTGGGCTTTATTATCGGGCCGGCCGCGGGAGGTGCCTTGAGCCAGTTCGGATACAGCGTGCCGGCGTATGCAGCGGCTGCCATTGCTTTTTTCAACCTGGGGCAGATTTTCTTCTTACTGCCCGAATCCCTATCCCTGGAACAACGAGAAGCGATCTCGCAGCGGGCGCGGCCTCCGTTCACCCTGAAGGCATTGTGGCAGGCGTTGCAACGGCCAAAGGTGGGACCCCTTTTGCACGTGCGTTTGTTCTTTGGCTTAGCCTTTGCCACCTTCCAGACCGTCTTTGCTCTCTTTGCGCAAGCCATTGGCTTACAAGCCCGCACGACCGGCTTCGTTTTGGCGTATGTTGGCATCCTGGCGGTGATTACGCAGGGCGGTTTGATTGGTCTCCTCACCCGCCGCTTCCGCGAAAACGCCCTCCTGATCAGCGCTTTATGGATCATGGGGCTTTCGTTGTTGGGCTGGGCGTTTACGCGTAACCTTATCACCCTTTTGGTCTTGTTATTGCCGCTGGCGGTTTCGGGAGGCATTCTCAACACGCTGATTCAAAGCGCCATCAGCAAAGCGGTCAGCCGGGAAGAAGTGGGTGGAATTCTGGGACTGGCGGCCTCCCTCGAAGCCATCAGCCGCGTCATCGCGCCGAGCCTGGGCGGTTTCCTCATCCAGAGCGTGGGGGTTTGGTCGCCAGGCGTCTTTACTGCCCTGTTGATGGCCTGGACGGTCACCTTCGCCTACCGGCGCATCATCCATCCGGGTCGTCTGGAACGCCTGCAAATGGAGGCCGAGCGTGCCAAAGTGGCTTAA
- a CDS encoding Nitrate/nitrite transporter encodes MKQSVQRTIAYYAAYFVLGATIASLGPSLIYLGANTATQTELWGLLFLTRSAGYLSGSLLGGRLFQRWNGSALLGSVLLISAGALALLPAIAAFSLLLTAMFVIGACEGSLDVGCNLQLVWTYQQRSAPYLNGMFLLAALGGVFSPLLFSLLGGAWAYRALALIKLPLAVAFWFLPAPDPVQEETIASRTPLRPFWFGMFCLIVLIYVGGEVSFSGWLHAYAYSLNLATERSASMLTSFYWVGILLGRAAAIPLTRRIELRHLVLFCLAGILLSLGVIGLNPASVAWLWAGALGVGLCLAPLFPTTFAFLERQTNISGSLAGILWASGSFGGMVYPWIIGQQMAQRGSYSLMLILTVSFGVALALFWWVSGRLQRGLTTSSS; translated from the coding sequence ATGAAGCAGAGTGTTCAGCGGACGATTGCCTACTACGCCGCATATTTCGTCCTTGGTGCGACCATCGCCTCGCTGGGGCCCAGTCTAATCTATCTTGGCGCAAACACGGCCACGCAAACCGAGCTATGGGGGTTGCTGTTCCTGACCCGCTCAGCCGGTTACCTGAGCGGCTCGTTGCTGGGAGGCAGGCTTTTTCAACGCTGGAACGGATCGGCTCTCTTAGGATCGGTCTTGTTGATCTCCGCGGGTGCCTTAGCCCTTCTGCCAGCCATTGCGGCTTTTTCCTTGCTCCTGACTGCCATGTTCGTCATTGGCGCCTGCGAAGGCAGTTTAGACGTTGGCTGTAACTTACAACTGGTCTGGACATATCAGCAGCGTTCTGCCCCTTATTTGAACGGCATGTTCCTGCTGGCAGCTCTGGGTGGGGTTTTTTCGCCCCTGCTATTCTCTCTGCTGGGCGGCGCCTGGGCGTATCGGGCATTGGCGTTGATCAAACTCCCCCTGGCAGTCGCTTTCTGGTTTCTTCCTGCTCCCGATCCCGTTCAAGAGGAAACGATCGCTTCGCGCACGCCCTTGCGTCCCTTTTGGTTCGGGATGTTCTGTCTGATCGTGTTGATTTATGTAGGTGGGGAAGTCTCGTTCAGCGGCTGGCTACACGCTTACGCCTATTCCTTGAACCTCGCCACCGAAAGGTCAGCCAGTATGCTTACTTCCTTTTACTGGGTGGGCATCTTGCTGGGTCGGGCAGCGGCGATTCCGCTCACGCGCCGCATCGAGCTACGCCACCTGGTGTTGTTCTGCCTGGCTGGAATCCTGCTAAGCCTGGGGGTCATCGGTCTGAATCCCGCCTCCGTTGCCTGGCTCTGGGCAGGCGCCCTGGGCGTTGGTCTCTGTCTCGCCCCGCTCTTTCCAACCACCTTTGCCTTCCTGGAAAGACAAACCAACATCTCTGGCTCTCTGGCAGGCATCCTGTGGGCAAGCGGCAGCTTTGGAGGAATGGTTTATCCCTGGATCATCGGACAGCAGATGGCGCAACGCGGTTCATACAGCCTGATGCTGATCCTGACGGTGAGCTTCGGCGTTGCTCTGGCGCTATTTTGGTGGGTTTCGGGCAGGCTTCAGCGTGGTTTAACCACCAGTTCGTCATAA
- a CDS encoding alpha/beta hydrolase fold has translation MKAIWRGFLILLGVLLVVLIVGPFLVPIPPLEGTQPPQALADPDSQFIPINSLQVHVKTQGQGEPVFVLLHGFGASVYSWREVMPGLAQIGTVIAFDRPGFGLTERPLQWQGRNPYSPEAQVELVIGLLDYFGVQKAILVGNSAGGTVAMQTALAHPERVAALILVDAAVYGGGGSPPWLRPLFATPQMRRLGPLLVRQIQTRGLELLRLAWHDPSRIPPETIALYQKPLQVENWDKALWELTLASRQSDLPARLAEIQMPCLVITGDDDRIVPTADSLRLAEELPNATLAVIEKAGHVPHEERPQEFLEAVAEFLAAAGLEAQ, from the coding sequence ATGAAAGCGATCTGGCGAGGTTTTTTGATCTTGCTTGGAGTGCTTCTGGTAGTGCTGATCGTCGGTCCTTTTCTGGTCCCGATCCCGCCGCTGGAAGGCACCCAACCTCCGCAGGCTTTAGCCGATCCCGATAGCCAGTTCATTCCAATCAACAGCCTGCAAGTGCACGTCAAAACCCAGGGACAGGGCGAGCCGGTTTTTGTCTTGTTGCATGGCTTTGGCGCCAGCGTCTATTCCTGGCGAGAGGTGATGCCCGGGCTGGCGCAGATCGGCACGGTGATCGCCTTCGATCGTCCGGGCTTTGGCTTGACCGAACGACCTTTACAATGGCAGGGGCGCAATCCTTACAGCCCCGAAGCGCAGGTGGAGCTGGTGATCGGCTTGCTGGATTATTTCGGCGTCCAGAAAGCCATCCTGGTCGGAAACTCAGCCGGCGGTACGGTTGCCATGCAAACAGCGCTGGCTCATCCTGAGCGTGTTGCGGCATTAATTCTGGTGGATGCGGCTGTTTATGGCGGTGGCGGATCGCCGCCCTGGCTGCGCCCACTCTTTGCCACCCCTCAGATGCGCCGCCTTGGTCCGCTGCTTGTTCGCCAGATCCAGACGCGCGGGCTGGAATTGTTGCGCCTTGCCTGGCATGATCCGAGCCGCATTCCTCCCGAAACGATTGCCCTGTACCAGAAACCCTTACAGGTCGAAAATTGGGATAAGGCTTTATGGGAGCTAACCCTCGCCAGCCGCCAATCGGACTTGCCAGCCCGCCTGGCAGAGATCCAGATGCCCTGTCTGGTGATCACCGGAGATGACGATCGCATTGTGCCTACCGCCGATAGCCTGCGCCTGGCTGAAGAATTGCCCAATGCCACCCTGGCAGTAATTGAAAAGGCAGGGCATGTCCCTCATGAAGAACGCCCGCAAGAGTTTCTGGAAGCGGTGGCGGAATTTCTGGCGGCTGCCGGACTGGAGGCGCAATGA
- a CDS encoding putative nucleoside-diphosphate-sugar epimerase, protein MIPSRQQALILVSGATGYIGGRLVPALLQSGYRVRVLVRDRRRLQGRPWLSQVEVCEGDVLQPHTLPSAMQGVTAAYYLVHSMKASRDFAQRDLQAAHHFAQAARQAGVQRIIYLGGLGESGSNLSTHLRSRQETGETLRQAGIPVTEFRAAIVVGSGSISFEMIRYLTERIPVMICPRWVYQRVQPIAIKDVIAYLVAALNTPASADAIIEIGGADVLTYGEMMLGYARARGLKRWLLPVPFLTPRLSSYWVHLVTPIPAELARPLIDGLRNEVIVRHPLAKQLFPDIQPLDYQGALELALAELDAQHIETSWSDALSTSQGDVVPVSLSTHEGMILERRQRIVPASPAQTFRTFSRLGGETGWLYLNLLWQIRGAIDRLVGGVGLRRGRRDPETARVGDAIDFWRVEAVEADRRLLLRAEMKLPGKAWLQFEAFPYGEGQTRLVQTAFFAPKGLSGLAYWYLLYPIHSLIFSGLIERLKRLASNSSATAVSNPFPEKVQ, encoded by the coding sequence ATGATCCCATCCAGACAACAAGCTCTGATCCTGGTCAGCGGCGCAACCGGCTACATCGGTGGTCGGTTGGTGCCTGCCCTGCTACAAAGCGGCTATCGCGTGCGCGTCCTGGTGCGCGATCGGCGGCGTTTGCAGGGCCGCCCGTGGCTCTCGCAGGTAGAAGTTTGCGAGGGGGATGTGTTACAGCCGCACACGCTTCCTTCAGCGATGCAGGGTGTCACAGCCGCCTATTATCTGGTGCACAGTATGAAAGCCAGCCGCGATTTCGCTCAGCGCGACCTGCAGGCTGCCCACCATTTCGCGCAGGCCGCCCGTCAGGCTGGCGTGCAGCGGATTATCTATCTGGGCGGCCTGGGTGAGTCGGGTTCAAATCTCTCCACCCATCTGCGCTCCCGCCAGGAAACCGGTGAAACCTTACGCCAGGCGGGCATCCCGGTCACCGAATTTCGCGCAGCCATTGTGGTCGGCTCGGGCAGCATTTCCTTTGAAATGATCCGCTATCTCACCGAGCGCATTCCCGTGATGATCTGCCCGCGTTGGGTTTATCAACGCGTTCAACCGATCGCCATCAAGGACGTCATCGCTTATCTGGTGGCTGCTCTGAACACGCCCGCCAGTGCAGATGCCATCATCGAAATCGGCGGCGCAGATGTCCTGACCTACGGCGAGATGATGCTGGGTTATGCCAGAGCGCGCGGGCTCAAGCGCTGGTTGTTACCGGTGCCCTTTCTAACTCCCCGTCTCTCTTCGTACTGGGTTCATCTGGTCACCCCTATCCCGGCTGAACTGGCGCGCCCGCTCATTGACGGACTGCGCAACGAGGTGATTGTGCGTCATCCGCTGGCAAAGCAATTGTTTCCGGACATTCAGCCGCTGGACTATCAAGGCGCATTGGAGCTTGCCCTGGCGGAGTTGGACGCCCAACACATCGAAACTTCCTGGAGCGATGCGCTTTCGACCAGCCAGGGAGATGTGGTGCCGGTTTCTTTATCCACCCATGAAGGGATGATCCTCGAGCGCCGCCAGCGGATTGTACCCGCCTCTCCCGCCCAGACCTTCCGCACCTTTAGCCGTCTGGGAGGTGAGACAGGATGGCTCTACCTGAACCTTCTGTGGCAGATTCGAGGCGCCATTGACCGCCTGGTCGGCGGGGTGGGCTTGCGGCGCGGGCGGCGCGACCCCGAAACGGCGCGGGTGGGCGATGCGATCGACTTCTGGCGCGTCGAGGCTGTGGAAGCAGACCGCCGCCTGCTGCTGCGCGCTGAGATGAAGCTGCCCGGCAAAGCCTGGCTGCAATTCGAGGCGTTCCCCTATGGCGAAGGACAAACACGCCTGGTCCAAACGGCTTTCTTTGCCCCCAAAGGATTGTCGGGGCTGGCGTACTGGTATCTGCTCTATCCAATTCACAGCCTGATCTTCAGTGGATTGATCGAGCGGCTCAAACGGCTCGCCTCCAACTCCTCTGCAACCGCCGTTTCAAATCCTTTCCCTGAAAAGGTGCAATGA
- a CDS encoding ATPase, translating to MPIIKLHQVTYHYPLTQTPALQDIDLEIEEGEFVAIIGPNGAGKSTLCYTLAGFIPHFYKGELHGTVEVDGDSAQHADLSDWVMKVGLVFQNPFNQISGAKYTVFEEVAFGLENSGVPRAEITRRVEEVLQRIGIADLADRSPYSLSGGQQQRVALASILVMQPKVLVLDEPTSQMDPIGTREVFGAIRKMAEQGMTVVMAEHKMEWIAQFADRVIALWQGKILLEGKPHQVLTDERLSDKGFGVSRYTTTARLAIPRGLWQKERPLPVTLEEAVAGFSATLQNHRQERKP from the coding sequence ATGCCAATCATCAAACTTCATCAGGTTACGTATCACTATCCACTCACTCAAACCCCCGCCCTGCAAGACATTGATCTGGAAATCGAGGAAGGTGAGTTTGTGGCCATCATCGGGCCCAATGGAGCCGGTAAATCCACCCTCTGTTACACCCTGGCCGGATTCATCCCCCATTTCTACAAGGGCGAACTACACGGAACGGTGGAGGTGGATGGCGACTCTGCCCAACACGCCGATCTTTCGGATTGGGTGATGAAGGTCGGGCTGGTCTTTCAAAATCCGTTCAACCAGATCAGTGGTGCAAAATACACAGTTTTCGAGGAGGTAGCCTTTGGTCTGGAAAACAGCGGTGTGCCACGCGCTGAGATCACCCGCCGGGTCGAGGAAGTGCTTCAACGGATCGGGATTGCTGATCTGGCAGACCGCTCACCCTATTCGCTTTCTGGTGGACAGCAACAGCGGGTAGCCCTGGCTTCCATTCTGGTCATGCAACCCAAAGTGCTGGTGCTGGATGAACCCACCTCCCAAATGGACCCGATTGGCACTCGCGAAGTGTTCGGCGCAATTCGCAAGATGGCTGAACAGGGAATGACGGTGGTGATGGCAGAACACAAAATGGAATGGATTGCTCAATTTGCCGATCGGGTCATCGCTCTCTGGCAGGGAAAAATCCTTCTCGAAGGCAAACCGCATCAGGTTTTAACCGATGAACGCCTGTCAGACAAAGGGTTCGGGGTATCGCGCTATACCACAACTGCTCGCTTAGCCATCCCGCGCGGGCTATGGCAAAAAGAACGCCCGTTGCCCGTCACGCTGGAAGAAGCGGTGGCAGGTTTTTCGGCAACTCTCCAAAACCACCGTCAGGAGCGAAAACCATGA
- a CDS encoding ATPase, whose translation MNIWIENLSFRYPNGVLALSGVSLEIAPGEQVAIIGQNGAGKTTLVKHLNGLLLPTEGRVLIGDWDTRQYPVAKLARRVGYVFQNPDEQLFTKTVADEIAFGPRNLGYSNERIQTLVEDALQLTQLQEMHTMNPYDLSPTWRKMVAVASILAMDTPILIFDEPTTGQDAASVERLATIIAEMKRRGKTVLTITHDIDFCAENFERVIVMGGGKVLLDGAAREVLGQEEILAQTYVDPPQITRLGLRLGLAEIVCTPQEFLDAFEQHCAA comes from the coding sequence ATGAACATCTGGATTGAAAATCTCTCCTTTCGTTATCCCAACGGGGTACTGGCTTTGAGTGGGGTCTCTTTGGAGATTGCGCCCGGCGAGCAGGTTGCCATCATCGGTCAAAATGGAGCCGGCAAAACCACCCTGGTCAAGCACCTAAACGGCTTGCTGTTGCCAACGGAAGGGCGCGTCCTGATCGGCGATTGGGACACCCGTCAATACCCGGTTGCCAAACTGGCGCGGCGGGTTGGCTATGTCTTTCAAAACCCCGATGAGCAGTTGTTCACCAAAACCGTGGCAGACGAAATTGCCTTTGGACCGCGCAACCTGGGCTACTCCAACGAGCGCATCCAGACTCTGGTCGAAGACGCACTGCAACTGACTCAATTGCAGGAAATGCACACCATGAACCCCTATGATCTCTCGCCCACCTGGCGGAAGATGGTGGCGGTCGCGTCGATTCTGGCTATGGACACGCCTATTTTGATCTTTGACGAGCCGACCACCGGTCAGGATGCTGCTTCGGTTGAGCGACTGGCAACCATCATCGCTGAAATGAAACGGCGCGGCAAAACCGTCCTTACCATCACCCATGATATCGATTTTTGCGCTGAAAATTTTGAACGGGTGATCGTGATGGGAGGTGGAAAAGTGCTGTTAGATGGGGCTGCCAGAGAAGTATTGGGACAGGAAGAGATTCTGGCTCAAACTTATGTTGATCCACCTCAGATTACCCGTTTAGGACTGCGTCTGGGGTTGGCGGAAATTGTCTGTACGCCACAAGAATTTCTGGATGCTTTTGAACAACATTGCGCAGCATGA
- a CDS encoding Oxidoreductase, whose protein sequence is MNPPLTKETLGIGIAGTGFIGPAHIEGLRRNGLRVLGLAEATPELARQKAAELGIPRAYDSLEAMLADPEIHAVHLATPNHLHYPHAKAALLAGKHVVCEKPLATSSTESAELVRLAAEKKLANAINFNLRMYPLVQQARQMVQSGQLGEVFIIQGSYLQDWLLFPTDWNWRLEPELGGSLRAVGDIGSHWLDMVTFITGLKVKEVFADFKTVHPVRKKPARPVETYSGKLLQPGDYIDQPIATEDYASILLHFENGVVGVLTVAQVCSGRKNRLFFEINASQSSLAWDSERPNELWIGHRTQPNQILMKDPALLSEPARSVTSYPGGHNEGFPDTFKHLSAKFYRYLLAGDFSASPDFPTFADGHYEMLLCEAIERSAREGRWVAVTE, encoded by the coding sequence ATGAATCCACCGCTTACCAAAGAAACCCTGGGCATTGGCATCGCTGGCACCGGTTTTATTGGCCCGGCGCATATTGAAGGCCTGCGGCGCAATGGGTTGCGCGTGCTGGGCCTGGCGGAAGCAACTCCCGAACTGGCGCGCCAGAAAGCCGCCGAACTGGGCATTCCTCGCGCCTATGACTCGCTGGAAGCCATGCTCGCCGACCCCGAAATCCACGCTGTCCACCTGGCGACCCCCAATCACCTGCACTATCCGCACGCCAAAGCCGCTTTGCTGGCTGGCAAACATGTGGTTTGCGAAAAACCGCTGGCGACCTCTTCAACAGAGTCGGCTGAACTGGTGCGCCTGGCGGCGGAGAAAAAGCTTGCCAACGCCATTAACTTCAATTTGCGCATGTACCCGCTCGTTCAGCAAGCCCGCCAGATGGTGCAGAGCGGCCAACTCGGCGAGGTTTTCATCATTCAGGGCTCCTACCTGCAAGACTGGCTGCTCTTCCCCACCGATTGGAACTGGCGCCTGGAGCCGGAATTGGGCGGCAGCTTGCGCGCCGTGGGCGACATCGGCTCGCACTGGCTGGATATGGTTACCTTCATCACCGGTTTGAAGGTCAAAGAAGTGTTCGCCGATTTCAAAACCGTTCATCCGGTCCGCAAAAAACCCGCCAGACCCGTGGAGACCTATAGTGGCAAACTTCTCCAACCCGGTGACTACATCGACCAGCCCATCGCCACCGAAGACTATGCCAGCATCCTGTTACATTTTGAAAATGGCGTTGTGGGCGTTCTCACCGTTGCGCAGGTCTGCTCGGGGCGCAAAAACCGCCTGTTCTTCGAAATCAACGCTTCTCAATCCTCGCTGGCTTGGGATTCAGAGCGCCCGAACGAACTGTGGATCGGTCATCGCACCCAGCCCAACCAGATCCTGATGAAAGACCCCGCCCTGCTCTCCGAACCAGCCCGCTCGGTCACTTCGTACCCCGGTGGGCATAACGAGGGCTTTCCCGATACCTTCAAACACCTGAGCGCCAAGTTTTATCGCTATCTTCTGGCTGGAGACTTCTCTGCCTCGCCCGACTTTCCCACCTTTGCCGATGGGCACTACGAGATGCTCTTGTGTGAGGCGATCGAACGCAGCGCCAGAGAAGGACGTTGGGTAGCCGTAACGGAATGA
- a CDS encoding carboxymethylenebutenolidase-related protein, whose amino-acid sequence MPKWLKFLLLGLVGLLLVGSGGFVLWASNPLPAMPEALAALQSDDRVEVRVEGSWMTFVPRSGSPGAGFVFYPGGRVDARAYAPLAHEIAAQGFLVVIVRIPLNLAVFNPNAAEAVLATYPEVQGWVVGGHSLGGAMAASFARQNLSQVEGLILLASYPASSADLSATDLAVLSIYATQDGLASVDKIRAAQTLLPASTQWVAIEGGNHAQFGWYGEQPGDGVATLSRSEQHRQTLAAILKFLESVQSR is encoded by the coding sequence GTGCCAAAGTGGCTTAAGTTTCTGCTCTTGGGCCTGGTGGGGCTGCTGCTCGTGGGGAGCGGCGGGTTTGTCTTGTGGGCGAGCAATCCCTTGCCAGCCATGCCCGAAGCGCTGGCTGCCCTGCAATCCGATGACCGGGTCGAGGTGCGCGTCGAGGGAAGCTGGATGACCTTTGTGCCTCGCTCTGGTTCGCCGGGGGCTGGCTTTGTTTTTTACCCCGGCGGCAGGGTGGATGCCCGCGCTTACGCACCCCTCGCCCACGAGATCGCCGCGCAAGGCTTTCTGGTTGTGATTGTCCGGATACCTTTGAACCTGGCGGTTTTCAACCCCAATGCTGCCGAAGCGGTATTGGCAACCTATCCTGAGGTTCAAGGCTGGGTTGTTGGCGGGCATTCCTTGGGAGGAGCGATGGCAGCCAGTTTCGCCAGACAGAATCTCTCCCAGGTGGAGGGGCTGATATTGCTGGCTTCGTACCCCGCCAGCAGCGCCGATCTCTCGGCCACCGACCTGGCAGTCCTTTCGATCTATGCCACCCAGGACGGGCTGGCAAGCGTGGACAAAATCCGCGCCGCGCAGACGCTCTTGCCGGCGAGCACCCAATGGGTGGCAATTGAGGGCGGCAATCATGCCCAGTTCGGCTGGTATGGCGAACAACCGGGCGATGGCGTGGCTACTCTCAGCCGCTCTGAGCAGCACAGACAAACCCTCGCCGCCATCCTGAAGTTTCTAGAAAGCGTTCAATCCCGATGA